In Blastocatellia bacterium, the following are encoded in one genomic region:
- a CDS encoding protein kinase, with translation MAKLTRLIGEVLDGKYQLDKQLGQGGMGAVYRATHLGTKRPVALKVIAPQFMANTEFVERFRREAEAAGRLRHPNVVNVTDFGFAQVGRDPVAYLVMEYLDGGSLGDMLKERKRLPLPLVTDILEQICLAVGNAHKFGVIHRDLKPDNIWLQPDGRGGYIAKVLDFGLAKLRDPNELQLSDDAPASATQATTRVTNRDTRNLTTGTATTAGQNARTHLQTDAPGAATAIAAESQTAVNADDGATLIQPAASASVIEDGATLIQSETATPAVGEEGATLIHTDVANPTPTTGAGSIPSSSSAMNSLSNDTSSADITRAGSIMGTPVYMSPEQCRSEALDARSDIYSLGVIVYQALAGEAPFKGDMTALMRKHCEETPPPLQDKRPDVPASVAGLVMTTLAKNPAERPPNAEALASAFRATAEGEAQILRAAKAHYYTAQRIFFLLSLLVYGPFALLSFVSSMALNRWLANSPAATLAFYIALYLVVLLATRVNIAACTVALAELRHQSSAAVKLRAIVGALKGRLPALVATIASQFARVLFGLVQLLVPGARAYVTYSFAPAVAVAEGMSGGAALRRSKQLIGPLRSIAAALLARDFGIGLSSLLVFPFITVLMAMIFGGTRADALATMRVPTIRNFIVVYCWFLLTVMHTVYGAVPIAALYFKARQARGEMLDERGTRDWQAEAVKRPGRMSRAAIIWLVAPLLMLSYMLLTSFAGFGEDSLIEAVHKGRQQMIARRLAAGANPNDGRMGTTLLMFAAKDGQAGIAQDLLNAGAKPDARDGDGDTPLMYAALDNRAEVASVLLKAGADVNARNNKGDTPLLGAALRGRAEVVRLLLAAGADVGAKNQKGQTALSLAEQEGHAEIIRMLKDAAATSSKPD, from the coding sequence ATGGCGAAACTCACCAGACTGATCGGCGAAGTGCTGGACGGCAAGTACCAGCTCGACAAGCAGCTCGGGCAGGGCGGCATGGGTGCTGTGTATCGCGCCACGCACCTCGGCACCAAGCGCCCCGTGGCGCTCAAAGTCATCGCCCCGCAGTTCATGGCGAACACCGAATTCGTCGAGCGCTTTCGCCGCGAGGCCGAAGCCGCCGGACGCCTGCGCCACCCCAACGTGGTCAATGTTACAGACTTCGGATTCGCGCAGGTGGGCCGCGATCCGGTAGCTTATCTGGTGATGGAATACCTCGACGGCGGCTCGCTCGGCGATATGCTGAAAGAGCGCAAGCGGCTGCCGCTGCCGCTGGTCACAGACATTCTTGAGCAGATCTGTCTGGCCGTCGGCAACGCTCACAAATTCGGCGTCATTCACCGCGACCTGAAGCCGGATAATATCTGGCTGCAACCCGACGGGCGCGGCGGCTACATCGCCAAGGTGCTCGACTTCGGGCTGGCCAAGCTGCGCGACCCGAACGAGCTTCAACTGAGCGACGACGCGCCGGCGAGCGCAACGCAGGCGACGACGCGCGTCACTAACCGCGACACCCGTAACTTGACGACAGGCACGGCAACCACCGCCGGCCAGAATGCCCGCACCCATCTTCAGACGGATGCGCCGGGCGCGGCGACGGCCATTGCCGCCGAGTCGCAAACGGCGGTGAACGCCGACGACGGCGCGACGCTGATTCAGCCTGCCGCGTCGGCCTCGGTCATCGAAGACGGCGCGACGCTGATCCAATCCGAAACCGCGACCCCGGCGGTCGGCGAAGAGGGCGCGACGCTCATTCACACGGATGTAGCGAATCCAACGCCGACGACCGGCGCCGGCTCAATACCGTCGAGCAGCTCGGCGATGAACAGCTTGAGCAATGACACTTCATCGGCTGACATCACTCGCGCCGGCTCGATCATGGGCACGCCGGTTTATATGTCGCCCGAGCAGTGCCGTAGCGAGGCGCTCGACGCGCGCTCGGACATTTATAGCCTCGGCGTCATCGTCTATCAGGCGCTGGCCGGCGAAGCGCCCTTCAAAGGCGACATGACGGCGTTGATGCGCAAGCATTGCGAGGAGACGCCGCCGCCGCTTCAGGACAAGCGCCCGGACGTCCCCGCTTCGGTTGCCGGTCTGGTGATGACGACGCTGGCGAAGAACCCCGCGGAGCGCCCGCCGAACGCCGAGGCTTTGGCCAGCGCCTTTCGCGCCACCGCCGAAGGCGAAGCGCAAATCCTGCGCGCCGCCAAGGCGCATTACTACACCGCGCAGCGCATCTTCTTTTTGCTGTCGCTGTTGGTCTATGGGCCGTTTGCGCTCTTGAGCTTTGTGTCGAGCATGGCGCTCAATCGCTGGCTGGCGAATTCGCCCGCGGCAACGCTGGCCTTCTACATTGCGCTCTATCTGGTCGTGCTGCTGGCGACGCGTGTGAACATCGCCGCCTGTACCGTGGCGCTCGCCGAGCTGCGGCATCAATCGTCTGCCGCCGTGAAGCTCAGAGCCATTGTCGGCGCTCTCAAAGGCCGCCTGCCGGCGCTCGTCGCCACCATCGCGTCGCAGTTCGCTCGCGTCCTCTTCGGGCTGGTGCAACTGCTGGTGCCCGGCGCGCGCGCTTATGTGACGTATTCGTTCGCGCCTGCGGTGGCGGTGGCCGAAGGCATGAGCGGCGGCGCGGCGCTGCGAAGGTCGAAGCAGTTGATCGGCCCTTTGCGCTCAATCGCCGCCGCCTTGCTGGCGCGCGATTTCGGCATCGGCCTGTCGTCGCTGCTGGTCTTTCCGTTCATCACCGTGTTGATGGCGATGATCTTCGGCGGCACGCGCGCCGACGCCCTGGCGACGATGAGGGTGCCGACGATCCGAAACTTCATCGTCGTCTACTGCTGGTTCTTGCTGACGGTCATGCACACGGTCTATGGGGCTGTGCCGATTGCGGCGCTCTACTTCAAAGCGCGACAGGCGCGCGGCGAGATGCTCGACGAGCGCGGCACCCGTGACTGGCAGGCCGAAGCCGTCAAGCGGCCTGGCCGCATGAGCCGCGCGGCGATCATCTGGCTGGTCGCGCCGCTGCTGATGCTGTCGTACATGCTGCTGACTTCGTTCGCAGGCTTCGGCGAAGACTCTTTGATCGAAGCCGTGCATAAAGGCCGGCAGCAGATGATTGCGCGGCGGCTGGCGGCGGGCGCCAATCCGAATGACGGTCGCATGGGCACGACCTTGCTGATGTTCGCCGCGAAAGATGGGCAGGCCGGCATCGCGCAGGACTTATTGAACGCAGGGGCTAAGCCCGATGCCAGGGACGGTGACGGTGACACGCCATTGATGTACGCGGCTCTGGACAACCGGGCCGAGGTGGCAAGCGTCTTGCTCAAGGCCGGCGCGGACGTGAACGCCAGGAACAACAAAGGCGATACGCCGCTGCTGGGCGCGGCGCTCAGGGGCCGCGCCGAAGTGGTCCGGCTGCTGCTCGCCGCCGGGGCCGATGTCGGCGCGAAGAACCAGAAAGGCCAGACGGCATTATCGCTTGCCGAGCAAGAGGGTCACGCGGAGATCATCCGCATGCTCAAGGACGCGGCGGCCACAAGCAGTAAGCCGGATTGA
- the guaA gene encoding glutamine-hydrolyzing GMP synthase, with translation MSHEHETVLILDFGGQYTQLIARRVRELGVYSEIVPFNTSIDELRRRRPRGLILSGGPSSVYEAGAPHPDPAVLGLGVPVLGICYGVQLMAYFLDGEVRPSSRREYGHAELEVKSGSRLLAGIPSPVKAWMSHGDYVSRPPAGFEVTATTDAAIGAVEDTARGLYGVQFHPEVAHTPQGKEVLRNFLINVCHLRGDWTMASFIETTVAEIRAKVGEGHAVCGLSGGVDSSVAAALVARAIGDRQTCIFVDTGLLRKDEFAEVLEAYREMDLNVVGVAAGERFLTRLAGVSDPERKRKIIGNEFIEVFQEEARRLGPVEYLVQGTLYPDVIESVSVKGPSAVIKSHHNVGGLPEKMHLKLIEPLRELFKDEVRRVGRELGLPEEIIGRQPFPGPGLAVRILGEVTPDRVALLQEADAVVIEEIRRADLYDQIWQAFAVLLPVSSVGVMGDNRTYENTIAVRAVDSLDGMTADWVRLPYDVLQRISSRIVSEVRGVNRVVYDVSSKPPSTIEWE, from the coding sequence ATGAGCCACGAACATGAAACGGTTCTCATCCTCGACTTCGGCGGACAGTACACGCAGTTGATCGCGCGGCGCGTGCGCGAGCTTGGCGTCTATTCCGAAATCGTTCCCTTCAACACTTCGATTGACGAGCTGCGCCGCCGCAGGCCGCGCGGGCTGATCCTGTCGGGCGGCCCGTCGTCCGTCTATGAAGCGGGCGCGCCACACCCCGATCCGGCAGTGCTAGGTCTGGGTGTGCCGGTGCTGGGCATCTGCTACGGCGTGCAGTTGATGGCTTACTTTCTCGATGGCGAAGTGCGGCCTTCGTCGCGCCGCGAGTATGGCCATGCCGAGCTTGAGGTGAAGTCGGGCAGTCGCTTGCTCGCGGGCATCCCCTCGCCTGTGAAAGCCTGGATGAGTCACGGCGATTATGTCAGCCGCCCGCCCGCCGGATTCGAGGTGACGGCGACGACGGACGCCGCCATCGGCGCGGTCGAAGACACCGCGCGCGGCCTCTACGGCGTGCAGTTCCACCCGGAAGTCGCGCACACGCCGCAAGGCAAAGAAGTCCTGCGCAACTTCCTGATTAACGTCTGCCACCTGCGCGGCGACTGGACGATGGCTTCATTCATCGAGACCACCGTGGCCGAGATTCGCGCTAAAGTCGGCGAGGGTCATGCGGTGTGCGGGCTGTCGGGCGGCGTTGATTCGTCGGTCGCGGCGGCGCTGGTGGCGCGGGCGATAGGCGACCGGCAGACATGCATCTTTGTGGATACCGGGCTGCTGCGCAAGGACGAATTTGCCGAAGTGCTTGAAGCCTATCGCGAGATGGATTTGAATGTCGTCGGCGTGGCGGCGGGCGAGCGTTTCTTGACGCGGCTGGCAGGCGTCAGCGATCCTGAGCGCAAACGCAAGATCATCGGCAACGAGTTCATCGAAGTCTTTCAGGAAGAGGCGCGGCGGCTTGGCCCGGTCGAATATCTCGTGCAGGGCACGCTTTACCCGGATGTCATCGAATCGGTTTCCGTCAAAGGCCCATCGGCGGTCATCAAGTCGCATCACAACGTCGGCGGCTTGCCTGAGAAGATGCACCTGAAGTTGATCGAGCCGTTGCGCGAGCTGTTCAAAGATGAAGTGCGGCGCGTGGGCCGCGAGCTGGGCTTGCCGGAAGAGATTATCGGGCGGCAGCCATTTCCGGGGCCGGGTCTTGCGGTGCGCATTCTGGGAGAAGTGACGCCCGACCGCGTTGCGCTCTTGCAGGAAGCCGATGCCGTGGTCATCGAAGAGATTCGCCGCGCAGACCTCTACGACCAGATATGGCAAGCCTTCGCCGTGTTGCTGCCGGTGTCGTCGGTCGGCGTGATGGGCGACAACCGCACCTACGAGAACACCATTGCCGTGCGCGCCGTTGATTCGCTCGACGGCATGACCGCCGACTGGGTGCGCCTGCCTTACGACGTGCTGCAACGCATCTCCTCGCGCATCGTCAGCGAAGTGCGCGGCGTCAACCGCGTCGTCTACGATGTCAGCAGCAAGCCGCCCTCGACAATTGAGTGGGAGTAG